From the Candidatus Methanoperedens sp. genome, the window CGAACCATTAGTCCTTTAGAACAATAACAAATACTCTTTTACCTATGTGCTTTTTTTGAGCATCAATTTTGGCACCATTTCCATAAGGTGTAACTTTTTTCTCATATATTTCTTCAACATTATCTTTAATTATCACTTTTCCGCCTGCAACAGCTTTGATTTCTCTCATGTTATAGTATATACATGTAAATACTTATATACTTTGCGGTACATTAGAGGGTTATGCTTAAAAGTGATGATATTAGAGACAGGATAAAAGACATAGATGATTTTCTACTAAAGCAATACAAGGAAAGAAAGGTAGAGAATAAACGAGATTGGCGGACCTATGAACAGCAATTGTTGAATAGGATTAAAGGAGCAATCCGTAATCTTGAACCATTGATAGATCAATCAATAAATATTGAAATTCATAGAGGCCCAGGAAGACCTCCAGATTTAGAACTTAAACAGAGAGTTATTATCCTTTTATTGAAAGAACTATTAGGACAAAGCAATAGAATGATGGCTTCAATGCTTGGTTTATTTTCTCTCCTTTCAGGAATTGATGTCGGTTATAAAACTGTAGAAAGATTGTACTCGAATCATGACGTTGAAATGGCGATCCATAATCTTCACATACTCATTTTAAGGGAAAAAGGAGTTAAGAATATTGATGCATGCGGAGATGGAACTGGTTATTCATTGACCATAAAAAAGCATTATGCTTCTGAGACTCAAATACGAAAAGATAAAGTAAAAGAGTATTCTGGAACCAAGGCTTTTGTTTATTCTTTCAAGTTGCTCGATCTCAAATCAAAGATGTATGTAGCATTTGGAATGAGTTTAAAAAGTGAAAAAGAAG encodes:
- a CDS encoding DUF2080 family transposase-associated protein; the encoded protein is MREIKAVAGGKVIIKDNVEEIYEKKVTPYGNGAKIDAQKKHIGKRVFVIVLKD
- a CDS encoding ISNCY family transposase; this translates as MLKSDDIRDRIKDIDDFLLKQYKERKVENKRDWRTYEQQLLNRIKGAIRNLEPLIDQSINIEIHRGPGRPPDLELKQRVIILLLKELLGQSNRMMASMLGLFSLLSGIDVGYKTVERLYSNHDVEMAIHNLHILILREKGVKNIDACGDGTGYSLTIKKHYASETQIRKDKVKEYSGTKAFVYSFKLLDLKSKMYVAFGMSLKSEKEAFDRAIEMIKKIDVKIDSMRLDKYYSFSSYVDKFGDAKVYVIPRKNATVRGSWKWKDSMEDFVNNTFSYLGQYFRRNNSESGFSADKRMFGWTVGQKRDDRISTALTCTGLWHNLLNLYPT